The following proteins are co-located in the Microcystis wesenbergii NRERC-220 genome:
- a CDS encoding AI-2E family transporter — MKNDAKIIDLVIRLFFLGLLLFAGFTLLRPFLTMILWGAILAIAWYPIFLWLKKLLAGRAKLATVLLTLLCLGIIIGPVSGIAAVLAGNLRTMAEYIDTGAAVIPPPPADVATWPLVGERIASLWQQASNNTGQFLQRFEPQLKELGKISLSLATSTGLTVLKFIASILIAAALTLSAKNLTHLMNRLAEKIAPGRGIALASLTASTVRNVSRGIIGVAIIQSLLIGIGLVTVGTPAAGLLTLLTLILGILQIGPGLIVLGALIHAWVTLPHSTALLFTIWMIPATLVDNFLKPILMGRGLPIPMVVILLGVFGGVIAYGIIGLFVGPVLLGLCYELVRAWIGEDSPEPVANSHDQSV, encoded by the coding sequence ATGAAAAATGACGCTAAAATTATCGATCTCGTCATCCGGCTGTTTTTTCTCGGCCTGTTGTTATTTGCCGGTTTTACCCTGCTGCGTCCCTTCCTAACCATGATCCTCTGGGGAGCAATTCTAGCGATCGCTTGGTATCCGATCTTTCTCTGGTTAAAAAAGCTGCTCGCTGGCCGGGCGAAACTGGCCACAGTTCTCCTCACCCTACTTTGTCTAGGGATTATTATCGGTCCGGTGAGTGGCATTGCAGCGGTTCTGGCGGGTAATCTGCGAACGATGGCCGAATATATCGATACCGGTGCGGCGGTGATTCCCCCTCCCCCCGCCGATGTGGCCACCTGGCCGCTGGTCGGCGAAAGGATTGCCAGTCTCTGGCAGCAGGCATCAAATAACACGGGTCAATTTCTTCAGCGCTTCGAGCCGCAATTAAAAGAACTGGGGAAAATCTCCCTTTCCCTAGCCACCAGTACCGGTCTGACGGTGCTGAAATTTATCGCCTCGATTCTGATTGCGGCAGCCCTCACCCTCTCGGCTAAAAATCTGACTCACCTGATGAACCGGTTAGCGGAAAAGATCGCCCCGGGTCGAGGCATCGCGCTGGCCAGTCTGACCGCCTCCACCGTCCGCAATGTTAGCCGCGGTATTATTGGCGTTGCCATTATCCAGAGTCTTTTGATCGGCATCGGTTTAGTGACGGTGGGAACGCCTGCGGCCGGTTTATTAACTCTCCTCACCCTAATTTTGGGCATTCTCCAAATTGGCCCCGGTTTGATTGTCTTGGGGGCGCTCATTCACGCTTGGGTAACACTACCCCATTCCACCGCCCTATTATTTACCATCTGGATGATTCCCGCCACCTTGGTGGATAATTTCCTCAAACCGATCTTAATGGGGCGCGGTCTGCCCATTCCCATGGTGGTGATTCTGCTAGGGGTGTTCGGGGGAGTGATCGCCTACGGGATTATCGGTTTGTTCGTCGGACCGGTTCTGCTCGGTCTCTGCTACGAGTTAGTCAGGGCTTGGATTGGCGAGGATAGCCCCGAACCAGTGGCCAATAGCCATGATCAGTCAGTCTAA
- a CDS encoding ABC transporter ATP-binding protein, whose protein sequence is MQANLLEVRGATRRFGGLVAVDGVSFQVQKKEIFGLIGPNGAGKTTLFNLITGLIPLSSGDLIYQGYSLANYRPHQIAQAGIARTFQNLRLFGELSALENVAIAGHLHNSSNLWTGMLGLPVSRREEEKTYKRAGELLDLVGLTDQSNRKARNLAYGDQRRLEIARALALQPQLLLLDEPAAGMNPSEKGALSQLIRQIRDNSEDLTVLLIEHHVPLVMGLCDRIAVLDFGKLIALGDPSTVRENPAVIEAYLGDE, encoded by the coding sequence ATGCAAGCAAATTTATTAGAAGTGCGGGGAGCCACCCGTCGATTTGGGGGATTAGTCGCTGTCGATGGGGTTTCCTTTCAGGTACAAAAAAAGGAGATTTTTGGCTTAATTGGACCCAACGGGGCGGGAAAAACGACTTTATTTAATCTGATCACCGGTTTAATTCCCCTATCGAGTGGTGATTTAATTTATCAAGGCTACAGTCTGGCGAATTATCGTCCTCACCAGATCGCTCAGGCAGGAATTGCCCGTACTTTCCAGAATTTGCGCTTATTTGGCGAATTATCGGCTTTAGAAAATGTAGCGATCGCTGGTCATCTTCACAATAGCTCCAATCTCTGGACAGGAATGTTGGGTTTACCAGTTTCGAGAAGGGAAGAGGAAAAAACCTACAAAAGAGCGGGGGAATTATTAGATTTAGTCGGATTAACCGACCAAAGCAATCGGAAAGCCCGTAATTTAGCATATGGTGATCAAAGACGCTTGGAAATTGCCCGCGCTTTAGCTTTGCAACCCCAGTTATTACTGCTCGATGAACCGGCAGCCGGGATGAATCCCAGCGAAAAGGGGGCATTAAGTCAGCTAATTCGACAAATTCGTGATAATTCAGAGGATTTAACTGTCCTGTTAATCGAACATCATGTGCCTTTAGTGATGGGATTATGCGATCGCATTGCCGTGTTAGATTTCGGTAAGTTAATCGCTTTGGGAGATCCGTCCACAGTCAGGGAGAATCCCGCGGTGATTGAAGCTTATTTAGGGGATGAATAA
- a CDS encoding DUF790 family protein has protein sequence MLPTDLLISRQNGETIIPKRLPIAADYLAIAKEQITCFQESIGQTKGELSQKLLILEGDSPDYKIKRGFAHLLTNHFATFEIISPLEPQELRKRVFEQAAKFVPIPQNRSLILQTIAQQLSQELNQEIFPVALEKGLYADLAENKILTQFDAPTPENLIYRFNLSQIQGIFYRASYLIINVHRNDPGEYKYLFRYLKLFRLMTYIEGDADTGFTITIDGPTSLFKANSRYGIEIAKLIPALLHVTHWNLKAQLQYKDSYTGTIKKQQFNLEDNCGLVSHYSPGKPYDSMLEESFAKRWLQLKTEWQLEREVDLVPLPGGVMIPDFRLVHPDGRVFLLEIVGYWRPEYLQKKFLQVKSAQANNLILAVSERLNLEKAGVKFQNLPAQVIWFKDKLSPQAVLEVLN, from the coding sequence ATGTTGCCGACCGATTTATTGATTTCCCGTCAAAATGGCGAGACAATTATTCCCAAACGCTTACCGATCGCTGCCGATTATCTGGCGATCGCTAAAGAACAAATCACCTGTTTTCAGGAAAGTATCGGTCAAACTAAGGGAGAATTAAGCCAAAAACTCCTAATCTTGGAGGGAGACAGTCCCGATTATAAAATTAAACGGGGATTTGCTCACCTATTAACCAATCATTTTGCCACCTTTGAGATTATTAGTCCCTTAGAACCGCAGGAATTAAGAAAAAGAGTTTTTGAACAAGCGGCCAAGTTTGTTCCTATTCCCCAAAATCGATCGCTAATTCTTCAAACAATTGCCCAGCAACTCAGCCAAGAATTAAATCAAGAAATTTTTCCAGTGGCTCTAGAAAAAGGACTCTATGCTGATTTAGCAGAGAATAAAATTCTGACTCAATTTGATGCTCCCACCCCCGAAAACCTAATTTATCGTTTTAACCTCTCGCAAATTCAAGGTATTTTTTATCGGGCCAGTTATTTAATCATCAACGTCCACCGCAACGATCCGGGGGAATATAAATATCTCTTTCGCTATCTAAAACTATTTCGTTTAATGACTTATATCGAAGGGGATGCCGACACGGGATTCACTATTACTATCGATGGTCCCACCAGTTTATTTAAAGCTAACAGTCGTTATGGCATTGAAATCGCTAAATTAATTCCTGCCTTACTCCATGTTACTCACTGGAATCTGAAGGCACAATTACAGTACAAAGATTCCTATACAGGAACTATTAAAAAACAACAGTTCAATTTAGAGGATAACTGTGGTCTGGTGTCCCACTATTCCCCAGGTAAACCCTACGATAGTATGTTAGAGGAATCTTTCGCTAAACGTTGGTTACAGTTAAAAACTGAATGGCAGTTAGAAAGGGAAGTGGATTTAGTGCCTTTACCCGGAGGAGTGATGATTCCCGACTTCCGTTTAGTACATCCCGATGGTCGCGTTTTTCTCCTCGAAATTGTTGGTTATTGGCGACCAGAATACCTACAAAAGAAATTTTTACAGGTTAAATCGGCCCAAGCAAATAATCTAATTTTAGCCGTATCGGAACGGTTAAATCTAGAAAAAGCTGGAGTTAAATTTCAAAATCTACCCGCTCAGGTTATCTGGTTTAAAGATAAATTATCACCCCAAGCAGTGTTAGAAGTTTTAAATTAA
- a CDS encoding Hsp20/alpha crystallin family protein, which produces MALIRWEPFREVESLQKEMNRLFDRLVPTDVGNGEKMGLSFIPAAEITETPEAVQLKLEIPGMEAKDLNVEVTADSLTINGERKSEIKTEEEGFTRTEFRYGKFHRVIPLPVRVDNTNVIAEYKDGILNLTLPKAEEEKNKVVKVSISPAIAQ; this is translated from the coding sequence ATGGCACTTATACGTTGGGAACCTTTCAGAGAAGTAGAAAGCCTACAAAAAGAAATGAATCGCTTGTTTGACCGTCTTGTGCCGACTGATGTAGGCAATGGCGAAAAAATGGGGTTATCCTTCATCCCAGCGGCGGAAATTACCGAAACGCCAGAGGCAGTTCAGCTTAAACTGGAAATACCTGGTATGGAAGCCAAAGACCTCAACGTGGAAGTAACAGCCGATAGTCTGACCATTAATGGTGAAAGAAAATCGGAAATTAAAACCGAAGAGGAAGGATTTACCCGCACTGAATTCCGTTATGGTAAATTCCATCGGGTTATTCCTCTACCGGTCCGGGTTGATAACACTAACGTGATCGCTGAATACAAAGATGGCATTCTCAATCTCACCCTCCCGAAAGCGGAAGAAGAAAAAAATAAAGTGGTGAAAGTGTCCATCAGTCCTGCCATTGCTCAATAA
- a CDS encoding 1-acyl-sn-glycerol-3-phosphate acyltransferase has product MSNLSLGAQPPLEFIPPDLNPLLLKGCQIFLPLWLQTKTNLREISAANLETLITFYQKSQEKKVRLLLAFRHPSINDPYCMAYLLWKLVPKKAQELGIKLPAPIHAHFMYDRGIPLWAGERVGWLYSKLGGTPIQRGKADLIGLRSARRLLLEGDYPLAAAPEGATNGHNELVSAIEPGISQLAFWGVDDVRKAKQQQEVIILPIGIQYFYLTPVWQEIEQILTNLETDSGLQPIPNSSLEEKVLYERLFRLGERLLSLMEDFYRDFYYQSLPVVPANGDDPNETLAKRLANLLDVALQTVEKYFNVSPNGNVIDRCRRLEQAGWERIYRQELKPTHSISPLELGLADRLADEANLKMWHMRIVESFVSVTGYYVKENPTVERFAETILLLWDLVTRIKGGNPFFRPQIGQQKAIITIGKPICVSERYGDYKSDRRSAVAQLTQDLQTSLESLIIHQ; this is encoded by the coding sequence ATGTCTAATCTATCTTTGGGCGCACAACCCCCCCTCGAATTTATCCCCCCTGACCTTAATCCCTTGCTTTTAAAGGGATGTCAAATCTTTTTACCTCTCTGGTTACAAACTAAAACCAATTTAAGAGAAATTTCCGCCGCCAATCTAGAAACTTTAATCACATTTTATCAAAAAAGTCAAGAGAAAAAAGTCCGTTTACTGCTTGCTTTTCGTCATCCCAGTATTAACGATCCCTACTGTATGGCCTATCTTTTGTGGAAATTAGTACCCAAAAAAGCCCAAGAGTTAGGAATAAAATTACCAGCACCGATTCACGCTCATTTTATGTACGATCGAGGTATTCCTTTATGGGCTGGAGAAAGGGTAGGATGGTTATATTCTAAGTTAGGTGGCACACCAATTCAACGGGGAAAAGCCGATTTAATCGGATTGCGTTCGGCTCGTCGTTTATTATTAGAAGGAGATTATCCTTTAGCCGCTGCTCCAGAAGGGGCAACTAACGGACATAATGAGCTTGTCAGTGCTATTGAGCCGGGTATTTCTCAATTGGCTTTTTGGGGTGTGGATGATGTCAGAAAAGCTAAACAACAGCAGGAAGTAATTATTTTACCTATTGGTATTCAGTATTTTTATCTGACTCCAGTGTGGCAAGAAATCGAGCAAATTTTAACTAATTTAGAAACCGATAGCGGTTTACAACCAATCCCGAATTCATCCCTAGAAGAAAAGGTTTTATACGAGCGTCTTTTTCGGTTAGGAGAAAGATTATTATCCTTAATGGAGGATTTTTATCGAGATTTCTACTATCAATCTTTGCCGGTAGTGCCTGCCAATGGTGATGATCCGAACGAAACCCTAGCCAAACGTTTAGCCAATTTATTAGATGTGGCCTTACAAACCGTAGAAAAGTATTTTAATGTTTCTCCTAATGGTAATGTGATCGATCGCTGTCGTCGTTTAGAACAAGCAGGATGGGAACGCATTTATCGCCAAGAATTAAAACCCACTCATTCTATTTCTCCCCTTGAATTAGGATTAGCTGATCGCCTGGCCGATGAAGCTAATTTAAAAATGTGGCACATGAGAATTGTCGAAAGTTTCGTGTCAGTAACCGGTTATTATGTAAAAGAAAACCCCACCGTAGAAAGATTCGCAGAGACAATTTTATTGCTCTGGGATTTAGTGACAAGAATTAAGGGAGGTAATCCCTTTTTCCGTCCCCAAATTGGTCAACAAAAAGCGATAATAACTATCGGTAAGCCTATTTGCGTATCCGAGCGCTATGGCGATTATAAAAGCGATCGACGCTCGGCCGTAGCACAATTAACCCAAGATTTACAAACCAGTTTAGAAAGTTTAATTATTCATCAGTAG
- a CDS encoding Uma2 family endonuclease, translating to MTIAKSDETATSPALIEEDFEDFWEPTPPPTDLIFDDGEPLASNRHRIAMNVLIRSLHQGYGERDDFYTGGNMFIYFSREQAKNRDFRGPDFFAVLNVDGKRERQGWVIWEEEGRYPDVIVELTSPSTAKTDKVRKKAIYEGTFRTPDYFIYDPFDANSLQGWHLGSDQRYHSLERNERGWLWCETLGYWLGTWEGTIDRETAIWARFYDPEGNLIPLPEEAAQEQAAAAQEQAAAAQEQAAAAQEQLNVTQQALEAERQRSQQMAARLREMGIEL from the coding sequence ATGACGATTGCCAAAAGCGACGAAACTGCCACCTCTCCGGCACTGATAGAAGAAGATTTCGAGGACTTCTGGGAACCCACCCCACCCCCCACAGACTTAATTTTTGATGATGGTGAACCCTTGGCAAGCAACCGACACCGCATTGCCATGAATGTCTTGATTCGCTCCCTACACCAGGGTTACGGCGAACGAGACGACTTCTACACCGGTGGCAATATGTTTATTTATTTCAGCCGTGAACAAGCCAAAAATCGCGATTTTCGCGGGCCCGATTTCTTCGCTGTCCTCAATGTCGATGGCAAGAGAGAGCGACAGGGTTGGGTAATTTGGGAAGAAGAGGGACGTTATCCTGACGTTATCGTGGAATTAACCTCTCCTAGTACCGCCAAGACCGATAAAGTGCGAAAAAAGGCAATTTATGAGGGAACCTTCCGCACACCAGATTATTTCATCTACGATCCTTTTGATGCCAATTCTTTACAAGGATGGCATTTAGGGTCTGACCAACGCTACCATTCTTTAGAACGAAACGAGCGCGGCTGGTTATGGTGTGAAACTTTAGGCTATTGGTTGGGGACTTGGGAGGGGACTATTGACCGAGAAACGGCAATTTGGGCGAGATTTTATGACCCGGAAGGCAATTTAATCCCCTTGCCGGAAGAAGCGGCCCAGGAGCAAGCGGCTGCGGCCCAGGAGCAAGCAGCTGCAGCCCAGGAGCAGGCAGCCGCAGCACAGGAGCAATTAAATGTTACTCAGCAAGCTCTGGAAGCGGAAAGACAGCGTTCTCAACAGATGGCGGCTCGTTTGCGAGAAATGGGGATAGAGCTATAG